The following are encoded together in the Lactuca sativa cultivar Salinas chromosome 1, Lsat_Salinas_v11, whole genome shotgun sequence genome:
- the LOC111899353 gene encoding glycine-rich protein 2-like, with product MTTYQIVTPDEYTSRGVGVMLPITFNCTGGGGSGGVCGGGGYNDGCIGDGGGDSSGGSGDGGGDSGGHDDGGGGGGGGGVVGGGGGDGGGGSNGCGDGGDSVDRWSMAAAAVMVDVVVVEVEVAVVHGGSSGCGGGGFSDK from the exons ATGACAACCTACCAAATAGTTACCCCAGACGAGTACACGTCTAGAGGAGTAGGGGTTATGCTCCCAATAACTTTCAATTGTaccggtggtggtggtagtggtggggtTTGCGGTGGTGGTGGTTACAATGATGGTTGTATCGGTGACGGTGGTGGTGACAGCAGCGGTGGCAGTGGCGACGGTGGTGGGGACAGTGGCGGTCACGATGAcggtggcggcggtggtggtggaggtggtgtagT tggtggtggtggtggcgacgGCGGTGGTGGTAGCAACGGTTGTGGTGATGGTGGCGATAGTGTTGATAGGTGGTCCATGGCGGCGGCGGCGGTAATGGTggatgtggtggtggtggaggtggaggtggcgGTGGTCCATGGGGGTAGCAgcggttgtggtggtggtgggttttctGATAAGTAA